A section of the Corvus hawaiiensis isolate bCorHaw1 chromosome 16, bCorHaw1.pri.cur, whole genome shotgun sequence genome encodes:
- the LYRM1 gene encoding LYR motif-containing protein 1: MTPATRKEVLGLYRKVLQIAKTWQSASGQIEETMREKEYIRNEARTLFRKNKNVTDPKLIKQCMEECEARIEIGLHYNIPYPRPIHLPPMGLAHKQGRTLRHQEKLRKISKPIYLKSHDEVS, translated from the exons ATGACACCAGCAACTCGAAAAGAAGTTCTTGGCCTTTACCGCAAGGTTTTGCAAATAGCCAAAACCTGGCAGTCAGCATCAGGACAGATAGAGGAAACCATGAGAGAGAAAGAGTACATAAGAAATGAAGCCAGAACGTTATTCcgaaaaaacaaaaat GTAACAGATCCAAAGCTGATTAAGCAGTGCATGGAAGAATGTGAGGCAAGAATAGAAATTGGACTTCACTATAACATCCCCTACCCGAGACCT atccATCTGCCTCCCATGGGCCTTGCCCATAAACAAGGCCGTACATTGCGACACCAGGAAAAGTTAAGGAAGATTTCTAAGCCAATATACCTGAAATCCCACGATGAAGTTTCATAA